One stretch of Armigeres subalbatus isolate Guangzhou_Male chromosome 2, GZ_Asu_2, whole genome shotgun sequence DNA includes these proteins:
- the LOC134215894 gene encoding uncharacterized protein LOC134215894: protein MDGRQNRCGAHRRLIIVLLLIRLVSLTNGSTVASKEPLLLGIVPVEELNVEEEQAANVSSVDFYNQKASAVGYQVEEEEAETSTLSTNQTTNLRELNSVTTPTMDLITIIWYVATLIALVSFFVVMACADTNKCFTPKPPDEETPVPPTPAPSYRLFAPPSYESVIEKGPDSIFIIPVPDSREQFTEDLVANLSDVMQPAEPISNTERDCVENRNHSHRAELQLSVTV from the exons TCAGCTTAACCAATGGATCGACGGTAGCTTCGAAGGAGCCACTTTTGCTAGGAATTGTTCCCGTAGAAGAGCTCAATGTTGAGGAAGAACAGGCTGCCAATGTTTCATCCGTGGATTTCTATAATCAGAAAGCATCAGCAGTCGGTTATCAAGTAGAGGAAGAAGAAGCTG AAACTTCAACTTTAAGTACGAACCAAACGACAAATCTACGGGAACTCAATTCTGTGACAACTCCGACAATGGACCTGATCACCATCATTTGGTATGTGGCTACCCTGATAGCTCTGGTATCGTTCTTTGTCGTGATGGCGTGTGCGGATACGAACAAGTGCTTCACCCCGAAACCTCCGGATGAAGAAACGCCGGTACCCCCAACGCCAGCTCCATCATACCGCCTGTTTGCTCCACCTAGCTATGAGTCAGTCATTGAAAAAGGGCCGGATAGTATTTTCATCATACCCGTTCCTGATAGCAGAGAACAGTTTACCGAGGATTTAGTGGCAAATCTGTCTGACGTAATGCAACCTGCAGAACCAATCAGCAATACTGAAAGGGATTGTGTAGAAAATCGTAATCATTCACACCGCGCCGAACTCCAGTTATCAGTCACTGTGTGA